GGTATATTTCGGTGCTGCTGATGGCATCCGCTTTAATTTTCAGTTCCGTCATATCACTACGGAAATACTTACGGACTCTAGCCACATCAGCCCCGCTTCTACGTAAAAATGCTGCTGCTTCGAAGGTTCGAACTCCTGTCTTTGTCAGGAAATTATTTGTATCGATCATTATACCGGCATACAGAGCATCCGCTTCCAATGGCTTCAGTCGTAAATTGCCACCAATGTACTGCATGATCTCCGCGATCATCTCACTGGTTGAAGAGGCATAGGTCTCAATATAGGATAAAACAGCAGAATCAATCGCCTCATTCGTCTGACGATGATGATCGAATATTACAATTGTTTTCACATAATCAATTAGTTCAGAACATTCCAGATAACTAGGGCGGTTCACATCCACAATAACTAATAGAGTGTTTCCGTCCACTACCTCCTTAGCCTGATCATTCTTAAGGAACATGTCCTCTTCATAATCAGGACTATTCACAAACTTATTCATTAAAGGCCGAAGGGAAGAGGTAACCTCATTGATTACGATATGGGCCTTTTTATTAAAGAATTTGGCTATTCGATACACACCGATTGCGGAACCTAAGGAATCAACGTCCCCATTCTTATGACCCATTATGACAATCTTATCCTTTGACTCCAGGAACTCACGGAAGGCATGCGCCTTAACTCTTGCCTTAACCCTGGTACTCTTTTCAACCTGTATGCTCTTTCCTCCGTAGTAGCTGATCTTTTCCCTGTCCTTTACAACCGCCTGATCACCGCCACGTCCCAAAGCCAGATCGATAGCTGCTCTCGCATACTCATAGCCACTGATGTAGGTGTCCGCATTGACACCAAGTCCGATACTAATGGTTACGGACATTTCATTGCCGATATTAACATTTCTGACCTCTTCCAGAACAGAAAACTTTGTGTTCTGAAGATAGGGTAGATATTTTTGCTGAAAGACAAAGATATACTTGTCTTTTTCCAGCTTCTTAATAATTGCGTCAATGGTCTGCATATACTTATTGATTTTACGATCAACCAGCGCAGTTAACAGGGATCTTCTTACCTCATCTATACTTTCCAGGGCCTCTTCATAATTGTCAATATATAATAGACCGGTTACTAATTTTTGCTCCTTATTTTCCTTCATTAATGATATGATTTCTGTTTCATCATATAGATACATCGCTATTAAAGCATTACGATCATTCCATATCTCTTCCTCATTGGAAAAGTTCCAATTAATGTCCTCCTCGAAATCAGGAGCTACTACTTTTCGAAGCAGTATTCTATAATGGCGATCATTCAAAGTAACGTGAACTTCTTCATCATTTTCCTTCTTGGGCAAGACATCCTTCGTAATCTCAGGAATAATATTCGTAATAGAACGTCTTGCTGCTTTTTTCTCATGAATAATGTCCATAAATTCATCATTACCCCATTGCATTCTGCCATCGATATCCAGTATTGCATAAGGTAAATTAAGCTCCTTCAGAAGACGTTTTTGAACCTGACCATAATCCATTGCATAACGGACTAATTCTGCGGCAATCTTATTTCTCTTAGCGAAATAGATTAACATTGCAATAAGAAAATAGAATAAGGTAAAGCCTGTCATAACATATCCGGCTTTTCTATCCAGTGCGTATATACTTAGGTTCATGCATAACAATAATATAGTTAAGATCACAGGCCATAATAAATAAACTCGTAATGCTCCTCTAAGTTTTAATTTTCTGCCCATAGAATATACTCCTTTACTGGTGATTCCATTTCTCATCAATTATGACTACACCATTTTGCTATATTAATTCAATACACAGATGATTATTATGCTCCTTCAAACACGAAACCCTACTGCTGCCAGTATAAACAATGTATGTTAAAATATTATACCACTATCAGGGAATGAAAGGAAGACCAAATTTAGACATAGAATTGACAGAACAGTAAATCATATTCGATTCAATGCATTTATCATCGTCAGAAGATTACATTCATCTTTAACTACTTATATTCTCCCATTATAAGTAAGTGCCAGCATCGTCAGATCATCGGATTGGGTTGTATCTTCAATATGCAAATCAACATCATCCACCACTGCCTTCAGTAATGTCTTCGGTAATGCTCCCCTATTCTGATTCAATACCGCCAGGAGCCGATATTCACCATACTTTTCATAATAGCGATTGGTAGCCTCCGTGATACCGTCCGTATACAGAAATAGTGTGTCTCCTTTATGAAGCTGTATTTCAAATTGAATATAATTCATTTCCTTGAGGCCTGCTAATACAAAACCAGAGTGTGACTTTAGGTATTCAAAGCCTCCTCCATTGGTTTTTAACAAGGGCGGAGTATGCCCTGCGTTCACATAGGTCAGTTTTCCCGTTGTAATATCTAATATTCCCATCCACGCAGTTACAAACATTCCAGCATCACTGTTTTCACAGAGCTGAGAATTCACCGTAGCAAAGGCTTCCGCTGGTGAATACCCCGCCTGTACCTGGTTCTTAATCAGTGTCTTTGTAATAACTATAAACAGAGCAGCCGGTACTCCTTTCCCTGATACATCCGCTATTACCACTGCAATTTGATCTTCGCCCACCATAAAAAAGTCGTAAAAATCTCCCCCGACCTCTTTAGCCGACCTCATCATTGCATCAATATAGATTTCCTTTCTTTTCGGAAAGGAAGGAGAAATGCAGGGTAACATTGATGTTTGAATCTGGGACGCTATGTTTAGTTCCGCACTAATCCTCTCTTTCTCCGCCGTTGTTTCCGTCAAATTCTTAATATACTCATTAATATCAATCTCCATTTTCTTTATGGCATATGCCAGGTGTTCGATTTCATCCTGTGTTTTTACCTTATCCAAGTGTTCAGAGACCTTTGTCTCATGTTTAATAAAGGAAAGTGCTTCCCGTGTAATTAAGTTGATCGGGGCAACCACCTTTCGTCGAAGATAATTCATATAAAGTAAGATAAAGAACGTAATTAATATAGTGGATAGAACAACCGCATATAAGATGTACTCCAGCATATTACTATGAAGCTTTTCCATGGCAATCTCCACTCCAAGAATGGCAATGATTTCGTTTTGGGAGTTATAGATCGGTATAATGGCGGAGGTATTATACCCGAATTGACTATGCGAATAAAAATAATTATCCACTCTTTCTCCGGTTGTTACTATTTTCTTAGCATCCTCTCTAAACTTCGGATTAATCTGACCGGTATCGCCTAGAGCAAAGGGTGGAAACTGATCCTCTGGATTATCCACATCATATATGTAAGTCAGGTCGATTCCCTCTAGCTTGGCAATATAGATATAGTTTACCTTCATTGAATTCCTCAATGTGGTAATTTTCTCTCCCATGCTCTCATACTTATCATCTACGATACCGGTTTTAAGGTATCGTTCTATATCGTCCCCGTTTATGTAAGACCTCGCCACCTCCGCGATTTGATATGCAGTATCATTATACAGTTTTTCTATAACGGATTTATATTTCATATAACTAATAGTACAGCTGGTGGAACATATTAAGATTCCTAAAATTATAAAGCCAGCAGTCAGTTTGAACGAAAGATTCTGCTTATATTGCCTCGCATATTTCATAATAAGTCTCCTTACTCATATAGTAAATCACCGCATCACAGATACATCTTCTTGTCCGGCAATAAGGGCATTCCAGCAGATCGCTTTGGTACCACGGCTTCTCCAGATAACACAGGAACTGGTAATTATTGTCCTCCAGAA
The nucleotide sequence above comes from Variimorphobacter saccharofermentans. Encoded proteins:
- a CDS encoding PP2C family protein-serine/threonine phosphatase, producing the protein MKYARQYKQNLSFKLTAGFIILGILICSTSCTISYMKYKSVIEKLYNDTAYQIAEVARSYINGDDIERYLKTGIVDDKYESMGEKITTLRNSMKVNYIYIAKLEGIDLTYIYDVDNPEDQFPPFALGDTGQINPKFREDAKKIVTTGERVDNYFYSHSQFGYNTSAIIPIYNSQNEIIAILGVEIAMEKLHSNMLEYILYAVVLSTILITFFILLYMNYLRRKVVAPINLITREALSFIKHETKVSEHLDKVKTQDEIEHLAYAIKKMEIDINEYIKNLTETTAEKERISAELNIASQIQTSMLPCISPSFPKRKEIYIDAMMRSAKEVGGDFYDFFMVGEDQIAVVIADVSGKGVPAALFIVITKTLIKNQVQAGYSPAEAFATVNSQLCENSDAGMFVTAWMGILDITTGKLTYVNAGHTPPLLKTNGGGFEYLKSHSGFVLAGLKEMNYIQFEIQLHKGDTLFLYTDGITEATNRYYEKYGEYRLLAVLNQNRGALPKTLLKAVVDDVDLHIEDTTQSDDLTMLALTYNGRI
- a CDS encoding DHH family phosphoesterase: MGRKLKLRGALRVYLLWPVILTILLLCMNLSIYALDRKAGYVMTGFTLFYFLIAMLIYFAKRNKIAAELVRYAMDYGQVQKRLLKELNLPYAILDIDGRMQWGNDEFMDIIHEKKAARRSITNIIPEITKDVLPKKENDEEVHVTLNDRHYRILLRKVVAPDFEEDINWNFSNEEEIWNDRNALIAMYLYDETEIISLMKENKEQKLVTGLLYIDNYEEALESIDEVRRSLLTALVDRKINKYMQTIDAIIKKLEKDKYIFVFQQKYLPYLQNTKFSVLEEVRNVNIGNEMSVTISIGLGVNADTYISGYEYARAAIDLALGRGGDQAVVKDREKISYYGGKSIQVEKSTRVKARVKAHAFREFLESKDKIVIMGHKNGDVDSLGSAIGVYRIAKFFNKKAHIVINEVTSSLRPLMNKFVNSPDYEEDMFLKNDQAKEVVDGNTLLVIVDVNRPSYLECSELIDYVKTIVIFDHHRQTNEAIDSAVLSYIETYASSTSEMIAEIMQYIGGNLRLKPLEADALYAGIMIDTNNFLTKTGVRTFEAAAFLRRSGADVARVRKYFRSDMTELKIKADAISSTEIYLHHFAISVCKSSEVDSPMILGAQVANELINITDVKAAFVLTDYNNKIYISARSIDEVNVQIIMEKLGGGGHLSVAGCQLENTSIDDAINKLKTTLHTMREEGEL